The Bdellovibrionales bacterium genome contains the following window.
AACGTTGTCATCCATGCGCCACCTTTTTTAGTCTCGCGTGGGAAGAAGTCTGTGTAGAAGAGGCTGATATATTTACCAGTCTTTTCTTCAAACACTTCGTAAACCTTAACTTCCGGGTGATAAGCAGGAATGTCTTTGTTTTCTTTGAACGTGAGGCCGTACAAGCGGCGAGCGTGCTCAAACACGCCTTCCACCACGTTTTCAAGTTTGAAGTACGGGCGAAGATCTTCCTCGTTGAAAGAGTACTTTTTTTCTTTCAATTTTTCAGAGTAATACGAGAAGTCCCAAGGCTGAATGTCAGTAACGCCTTCAGATTCCATCGCGAACGCACGGACTTCTTCAAAATCTTTCAAGGCCGCTGTTTTTGATGGCTCCAAAAGTTTCGTGAGGAACTCACGAACTGTGCCTGGATCTTTTGCCATACGCTCAGCCAAGACGAAGTCAGCGTGGCTCTTAAAGCCGAGCAACTGCGCGCGCTGATGACGAAGAGTCGTCAGACGCTTGATGGTCTCTTGGTTATCGAACTTGTCGTTGAATGAACGAGCGCCATAGGCACGCCATAGCTTTTCACGCAGCTCACGATTTTTAGCGTAAGTCATGAATGGCAAGTAGCTAGGGATTTGCAAATTGAAGAGCCATTGGCCTTTGTGGCCTTTGGTTTCAGCTGCGTGAGCCGCCGCTTCAATCGCGCCTTCAGGCAAACCTTCGAGCTCTGATTTCTTATCAAGAAGCATTTCAAAGCTGTTGGTTGCTTTCAACACGTGCTCAGAGAATTTCGGGCCAAGAACAGAAAGCTCTTGATCGATCGCGCGAAGTTTTTCTTTGCCTTGGTTATCCAGCAAAGCGCCGTTGCGTGTGAAAGAGAGGTAAGTCTTTTCAAGCAACTTCATTTGTTCTTTGTTGAGATCTAAAGAGTTGCGCTTGTCGTAGACGACTTTTACTTTTTTGAAAATTTCTTCATCCAAAGCAACGTCCGAGCTGAACGCAGTTGCCACTGGATAGAGGTCTTTTGCCAAAGCTTGGTGCTCTTCGCTGGCGTGAGCAGATTCGAGGTTGCCGTAGATGCCGACAACGCGCTCAACGAGTTCGCTACAAGTCTCAAGCGCGACGATGGTATTTTCGAAGCTGGGTTCAGACTTGTTTTTTTTGATGGTTTCAATGTTTTGTTTGGCAGTTTGAATGGATTGCTCAAGGGCCGGAAGGAAGTGCTCAGTTTTGATTTGATCAAACGGAACGGCTTGGTCTTTGAGAGTGAATTTTTCGAGTAATGGATTTTGATTTGTCATAGGGTTTTGTGTAACAC
Protein-coding sequences here:
- a CDS encoding M3 family metallopeptidase — its product is MTNQNPLLEKFTLKDQAVPFDQIKTEHFLPALEQSIQTAKQNIETIKKNKSEPSFENTIVALETCSELVERVVGIYGNLESAHASEEHQALAKDLYPVATAFSSDVALDEEIFKKVKVVYDKRNSLDLNKEQMKLLEKTYLSFTRNGALLDNQGKEKLRAIDQELSVLGPKFSEHVLKATNSFEMLLDKKSELEGLPEGAIEAAAHAAETKGHKGQWLFNLQIPSYLPFMTYAKNRELREKLWRAYGARSFNDKFDNQETIKRLTTLRHQRAQLLGFKSHADFVLAERMAKDPGTVREFLTKLLEPSKTAALKDFEEVRAFAMESEGVTDIQPWDFSYYSEKLKEKKYSFNEEDLRPYFKLENVVEGVFEHARRLYGLTFKENKDIPAYHPEVKVYEVFEEKTGKYISLFYTDFFPRETKKGGAWMTTFRDQGLLNGDVKRPHVSIVCNFTKPTPTKPSLLSYDEVRTLFHEFGHALHGMLSDCTYRSLSGTNVYWDFVELPSQIMENWVGEKEGLDVFAKHYETNAPIPADLVAKIKKSSKYLAGWMSLRQLQFGLLDMAWYSQDPSKIADVDVFETQATEVTRIMPKVAGTNTSCSFSHIFAGGYSAGYYSYKWAEVLDADAFEYFQEKGLFNAEVAQKFKENVLSRGGTEHPMDLYKKFRGREPDPNALLRRDGLV